The genomic region ATCTGGTAGTCTTCGATGGCCTGAACGAGGTGCTCGGCGCTGAAGTCCGGCCAGAGGGTGGGGGTGACCCACATTTCGGAGTAGGCGATCTCCCAGAGCAGGAAGTTCGAGACGCGAAGCTCTCCGGCGGTGCGGATCATCAGGTCGGGATCGGGCATATCCGGCGCGTAAAGGTTTGCCGAGATATCGTCTTCCGTGATCTTCGCGGGATCGATCTCGCCGCGCGCCGCCGCTTCCGCCAATTTTCGTACGGCGTCCACGATCTCCGCGCGGCCTCCGTAGTTCAGGGCGAGGTTTAGCACAAGGCCGGGATTCTTTTCCGTGAGGGCTTCGGCGCGCTCGATCTCCTTGCGCAGGGAGGGCGTCAGTTCCAGGCGGCGTCCGAGGAATCGCATGCGAATGCCGTTCTCGTGCAGCTCCGCCAGCTCGTTGCGGGTCGCCTTTTCGATCAGGGCCATCAAGCCGTCCGTCTCGTGCTTGGGACGGCGCCAATTTTCGTTGGAGAATACGTAAAGGGTGAGATACTTCACGCCGAGGTCGGAGGCGGCGCGGACGATCTTTTTGGTCGTCTTATAACCTTCCGCGTGTCCCAGAAGTCGGGAGGGAAGGTGATGCTTGCGCGCCCAGCGTCCGTTGCCGTCCATGATGACGGCAACGTGCTCGGGCATGCGCGAGGGATCCAGCCGCTCTCGGAGACGCTTGGTCTCGCGGGTTTCGGCGGTATCCGAGGAATGATGGACGGTCGCGGAGGCGCCGTTCTGCGCGTTCTGGGATCCCATAGATCTCAGACTTCCAGCAGTTCGGCCTCTTTGGCCTTGGCGATATGATCGACTTCGGAGACGTACTTGTCGGTCAGCTTCTGGATTTGATCCTGAAAGCGCTTCGCTTCGTCTTCAGACGCTTCGTTCTTCTTCACCAGCGCCTTGGACTGATCGTTGACATCGCGCCGGATGTTGCGGATCGAGACGCGGCCTTCCTCGGTCTTCTTGTTGAGGACCTTGACGAACTCCTTGCGGCGCTCTTCCGTCAGCGGCGGAATGGAGAGGCGCAGGCTGGAGCCGTCGTTGACGGGGTTGATGTTGATATCGGAGTTCTTGATCGCCTTTTCAATCGCGGCGACTGCGCCGCGGTCGTAGGGGGTGATCACGAGCTGGCGAGATTCCGGAACGCTGATCGTCGCGAGCTGATTGATCGGCGTTTGCGTTCCGTAATAATCGGCGGTGATGCCGTCGAGAAGAGTAGGGTTGGCGCGCCCGGTGCGGATGGTGGCGAAGTCATTTTGCGTCGCCTCCACCGTCTTCTTCATCTTCTGCTCGGCTTCCTTAGCTAAGTCACTGAGGCTCATTCGGTACATTCTCCAGAGGACATGTGAAAAAAGCGTTCGCTTGGGAACCTTCATTAACTACGCGTCTCGCGTAACAATGGTTCCAATCTGCTCACCGGCGCCGACACGCTGAATGTTCCCCGGCACGTTGATATCGAAGACGACGATCGGCATGTTGTTTTCCATGCAGAATGTCAGCGCCGTCAGGTCCATGACCTTGAGGCGGCGATCGATCGCTTCCGTGTAAGTGATGCGGTCGAACTTCACGGCGTCGGTGTGCTGGCGCGGGTCTTTGTCGTAGACGCCGTCCGTGCCGTTCTTCGCCATCAGCATGGCGGCGGCGCGAACTTCGCTGGCGCGCAGGGCGCTGGCGGTGTCCGTGGTGAAGTACGGGTTTCCGGTGCCGCCGGCCAGGATTACGACGCGGCCCTTTTCTAGATGCCGCAGCGCGCGGCGCCGGATATAAGGCTCCGCGACGGCCTGGATCGGAAGGGCCGTCTGCACGCGCGTGTCCACGCCTTGCTGCTCCAGGGAATCCTGAAGGGCGAGGGCGTTGACGACGGTGCCGAGCGTCCCAATGTAATCGGCGGTCACGCGCTCCATGCCCGCCTTTTCGGCGAGCGTGCCGCGCATGACGTTGCCGCCGCCGACCACAATCGCGATCTCCGTGCCGGCCTTGTGCAGGGCGGCGACTTCACTCGCGATCGTGGCCACGGCGGCGTAGTCGATTACGCCGTGCGAACCGTCTCCGGCGAAGGCTTCGCCGGAGAGTTTCAAGAGCACCCGGGGCCAGCGCTCACCGGGTTGATGGTTCGGCGTAGACATTGGTTACGCGCTCGCCTCGCCGATTTCGTAGCGGACGAAGCGCTTGATCTCGGTCTTGCCTTTGATCAACTGCGCGATGGTCTGCTTCGGCTCGCGGATGTACGCCTGCTCTAGCAGAGCGCTCGCCTTGAAGAAGTTGTTCAGACCGCCTTCGATGATCTTTTCCAGGATCTCCGCCGGCTTGTTGGCGTTCTTCTCGTCTGCCATCGTGCGGGTGCGGACCAGCTCACGCTCGGTTTCGACGACATTCGCGGGCGCCTCATCCTTGCTCAGGAACTTCGGGTTCGAGAACGAGATGTGCATGGCGATCTCACGGGCAAGCGCCTGGATCTCTGGACCCTGGCCGGTCAGCTCGATCAGAACGCCGATCTTGCCGCCCATATGAATGTAGGCGTCGACCGTGCCGTCCGTAGTCTCATAGACCGTGAAGCGCTTGAAGATGATGTTCTCGCGCAGCTTGGCGAACGTCTCCTGAAGCTGGGTGCGGGCCGGAGCGCCGGTGCCGGAGTGGATCGCGTCCAGAAGTTCATCAACGGTTCCCACGGTGGCGTGCTCGCTGGCGTGCGCCGCCAGGGTCTTCGCCAGGGAGCCAAACATCTCGTTACGGGCGACGAAGTCCGTCTCGGAGTTCAGCTCGATGATCGTGCCGAGAGTCGCGGTTTCATTCAGGAACGCTTCCACGACGCCTTCGGCGCTGATGCGGCCTTCCTTGACTTCCAGCTTGCTGTTCTTCTCGCGAAGCAGCAGGATGGCGGCTTCCATGTCGCCGTTTGCATCGGTGAGGGCTTTTTTCGCCTGCATCATCGGAGCGTCGGTCTTGTCCCGAAGCTCTTTTACCATCGCCGCAGTTATTTCGGCCATCTTCAAATCCTCTTCGATATCAAATTTGTGTTTCAGCCCATGTGCTGAGAGTAACAGTTAACAAACAATAGGCGGACGGAGCCAAAGACTCCGTCCGCCTTAGTGTTTTGACTAGGCGGACGGGGCGGCAGCCTCGCCCTCGGCGATCGCGGTCGCCGTGGGAACGACGGCGTCGGCGTCGCCCGTGGTCTCGATCGCGGGAGCGTCGGTTCCAGCGACACGTCGCTCCAGCTCTTCCCACTGCGCGGCGACAGCGGCGGCGTCGACTTCGTCACCGGTCTTGCCGGCTTCGCCCTCGACATCCGTGGCGCTGGCTTCCTGCCACTCGCCCTGCTTGATCTCGATGATCGCGTCGGCGATCTTGTTGGAGATCAGCTTGATGGCGCGGATGGCGTCATCGTTGCCGGGAATGACATAATCGACTTCGTCGGGATCGCAGTTGGTGTCGACAATCGCGATGATCGGGATGCCCAGCTTGCGGGCTTCCTGCACGGCGATGCGCTCCTTCTTCAGGTCCACGATGAAGATGGCGTCGGGCAGACCGGGCATATCCTTGATGCCGCCCAAATAACGCTCCAGACGATCCCGCTCTTCGCGGCGCTCGAAGGCTTCCTTCTTCGGCAGCGAATCCAGGGTGCCGTCGGCCTCCAGGCGCTCGAGCTCGCGAAGGCGAGCGATGCGCGTCAGGATGGTGCGGTAGTTGGTGAGCATGCCGCCCAGCCAGCGGGAGTTCACGTAGTAGGAGCGGGAGCGGCGCGCGGCTTCGGCGACGGCTTCCTGCGCCTGCTTCTTGGTGCCGACAAACAGCAGCTTGCCGTTGTTGGTCGCCAGTTCCTGGACGAACGCGTACGCGTCATCGAACAGCTTCAGGGTCTGGTGCAGGTCGATGATGTAGATGCCGTTGCGGCCACCGTAAATGTACCGCTTCATCTTCGGGTTCCAGCGCCGGGTCTGGTGACCGAAGTGCACGCCTGCCTCAAGCAGGTCTTTCATTTGCAATACTGACAAAGTTAATCGCTCCTTCGTTGGGTTCGTCCCCGCCGTTCATCCGGCAGGCGCGTTCTGCAAAGCAGGCACGCGCGCCTCCGTCCCGGCGAGTGTGGATTGAAATTTTCCGCCCGGTGATTATAGCACAAAAGAGGAGAAAGGCGCAAGGGTTGCGCCGCTGAAAGAAGGATTGCCTCGGCAAACCCACCCCGGCCCTTCGGGCCACCCCTCCCTGGCAAACCCACCCCGGCCCTTCGGGCCACCCCTCCCGCCGACGGGAAGGGTGATTTCAGAGTGTGTTATCGCAGGCAGCTTCTGTAAGAGGCAATCCTACTAACCCTTCCCGTCGCGGGAGGGGGCGGCCGAAGGCCGGGGGTGGGTTTGCCAGGGAGGGGTCGGCCGAAGGCCGGGGTGGGTTTGCCGGGGCCGAAGCGCCGGCGGTAGGTCAAACCGCCGGCGGCGGCTCCGAAAGTGTCGCGCATTCGGCGAGGTATTGGTGGACGAAGGCGATCGCCATGCTGCCTTCGCCGACTCCAGAGGCGACGCGTTTGATGGAGCCGTGGCGCACGTCGCCGGCTGCGAAGATGCCGGCGACGCTGGTTTCCAGGAGGAAGGGCCGGCGCTCCGCGCCGCATTGGCCGGAGAGGGTGGCGTCGAGGCCGGTCAGAATGTAGCCGCGGTCGTCGCGGGCGATGGTGTCCGGGAGCCATTCCGTCTCGGCGTCGGCGCCGATGAAGACGAAGAGGGAATCCGTTTCGTGCTCCACTTCCTCGCCAGTCTGGGAGTTCTTGACGGTGATCGCTTCCAGGGTGACGTCGCCTCGAACGCAGCTCACGCTGGAGTTGAGCGAGACTTCGATATTGCCGCGCGTCTTCAGTTGGTCGATCAAATACTGGGACATGCCCTGCTCGATATTGTTGGCGCGGATCAGCAGGGTGACCTTGCGCGCGTAATCCGCGAAGAACATCGCCGCCTGGCCGGCGGAGTTGCCGCCTCCAATCAAGAAGACATCCTTGCCCGCTACGCCCATTGCCTCGGTGCGCGCGGCGCCGTAGAAGATGCCGCAGCCGACGAGGTTCTTCGCGCCGGGGATGAAGAGCGAACGCCAGGTAACGCCCGTCGCGATGATAACGACCCGCGTGGTGATCGATTCGCCGTCGTCCAGAACGATCTCATGCAGGCGGCCCTTGGGACACAAACCGGTGACGGACCGGGAGACCAGGATCTCCGTTCCGAACCGCGTCGCCTGGCGGAGCGCTTTGGATCCGAGCTCATTGCCGGAGATTCCCGTCGGGAAGCCCAGGTAATTTTCGATCCGCGAGGAAGTCCCGGCCTGGCCGCCGGGGAACGAGCGCTCGATCATCAAGGTTTTCAAGCCCTCGGAGGCGCCGTACACGGCGGCGGCCAATCCGGCGGGGCCGCCGCCGACGATCACGACATCGTATGTCGCATCATTCGGCTCGGTGTTCAGCTTCAGACTCTTCGCGAGACTGCGCTTGTCGGGACATTTGAGCGTTTCGCCGCTCGGGAGTACGACGACAGGGTAGGGGCCTTCGTTCGCCTCCGAGGGGATATACTGCTGGCATGTGGGATCGGCGGGATCAAGCCAGCGGAAGTTCTGGTGGTTGCCGGAAAGAAACTGGCGCAGGTCGTAGCAGTTGACGTCACTGGAGTAGCCGACCAAGATCACGCGGTCCACGGGCGTATTCACGGAGACACTTTGAAGAAGTTTCACACGGTTGAGCATCTCCTGCATGATGCAGTCCGCGAGATCGTCGCGCCGCGTGACAAGAGTGTGGAAGTCCGCTTCGTCCATCTTGAGCACGCGCGCTTCGGTGGTGGTGCGGAAACCGGCGACGGATGCGCCGCCCAGCATCAAGGGAACTTCGCCGAAGAACGTGCCGGGAATGTAGGACTTCAGGACGACGTCCTCGCCCTTGTTTTCTTTCGTGACTTCGATGGATCCTTCGAGCAGAATATAGAACGAGGATCGCTCGCCCTCGCGAAGAACCCACTGATCGGCGGGAAAGTGCACATCGGCCGACACGGCGGCGATATCGCTCAGCTCGGCGTCGCCCAGCTTGCTGAAGAGCGGAATTGCGCGAAGAATATCTAGGGTAATCAAAATACTGTTCCTCGGAAAGATGCGATGTACGGCTTATGTTCGAACGGACGCAAT from Capsulimonas corticalis harbors:
- the frr gene encoding ribosome recycling factor, which codes for MSLSDLAKEAEQKMKKTVEATQNDFATIRTGRANPTLLDGITADYYGTQTPINQLATISVPESRQLVITPYDRGAVAAIEKAIKNSDININPVNDGSSLRLSIPPLTEERRKEFVKVLNKKTEEGRVSIRNIRRDVNDQSKALVKKNEASEDEAKRFQDQIQKLTDKYVSEVDHIAKAKEAELLEV
- the tsf gene encoding translation elongation factor Ts — encoded protein: MAEITAAMVKELRDKTDAPMMQAKKALTDANGDMEAAILLLREKNSKLEVKEGRISAEGVVEAFLNETATLGTIIELNSETDFVARNEMFGSLAKTLAAHASEHATVGTVDELLDAIHSGTGAPARTQLQETFAKLRENIIFKRFTVYETTDGTVDAYIHMGGKIGVLIELTGQGPEIQALAREIAMHISFSNPKFLSKDEAPANVVETERELVRTRTMADEKNANKPAEILEKIIEGGLNNFFKASALLEQAYIREPKQTIAQLIKGKTEIKRFVRYEIGEASA
- the pyrH gene encoding UMP kinase; amino-acid sequence: MSTPNHQPGERWPRVLLKLSGEAFAGDGSHGVIDYAAVATIASEVAALHKAGTEIAIVVGGGNVMRGTLAEKAGMERVTADYIGTLGTVVNALALQDSLEQQGVDTRVQTALPIQAVAEPYIRRRALRHLEKGRVVILAGGTGNPYFTTDTASALRASEVRAAAMLMAKNGTDGVYDKDPRQHTDAVKFDRITYTEAIDRRLKVMDLTALTFCMENNMPIVVFDINVPGNIQRVGAGEQIGTIVTRDA
- a CDS encoding FAD-dependent oxidoreductase, producing the protein MITLDILRAIPLFSKLGDAELSDIAAVSADVHFPADQWVLREGERSSFYILLEGSIEVTKENKGEDVVLKSYIPGTFFGEVPLMLGGASVAGFRTTTEARVLKMDEADFHTLVTRRDDLADCIMQEMLNRVKLLQSVSVNTPVDRVILVGYSSDVNCYDLRQFLSGNHQNFRWLDPADPTCQQYIPSEANEGPYPVVVLPSGETLKCPDKRSLAKSLKLNTEPNDATYDVVIVGGGPAGLAAAVYGASEGLKTLMIERSFPGGQAGTSSRIENYLGFPTGISGNELGSKALRQATRFGTEILVSRSVTGLCPKGRLHEIVLDDGESITTRVVIIATGVTWRSLFIPGAKNLVGCGIFYGAARTEAMGVAGKDVFLIGGGNSAGQAAMFFADYARKVTLLIRANNIEQGMSQYLIDQLKTRGNIEVSLNSSVSCVRGDVTLEAITVKNSQTGEEVEHETDSLFVFIGADAETEWLPDTIARDDRGYILTGLDATLSGQCGAERRPFLLETSVAGIFAAGDVRHGSIKRVASGVGEGSMAIAFVHQYLAECATLSEPPPAV
- a CDS encoding isoprenyl transferase; its protein translation is MGSQNAQNGASATVHHSSDTAETRETKRLRERLDPSRMPEHVAVIMDGNGRWARKHHLPSRLLGHAEGYKTTKKIVRAASDLGVKYLTLYVFSNENWRRPKHETDGLMALIEKATRNELAELHENGIRMRFLGRRLELTPSLRKEIERAEALTEKNPGLVLNLALNYGGRAEIVDAVRKLAEAAARGEIDPAKITEDDISANLYAPDMPDPDLMIRTAGELRVSNFLLWEIAYSEMWVTPTLWPDFSAEHLVQAIEDYQMRVRKFGAVVNP
- the rpsB gene encoding 30S ribosomal protein S2 — encoded protein: MSVLQMKDLLEAGVHFGHQTRRWNPKMKRYIYGGRNGIYIIDLHQTLKLFDDAYAFVQELATNNGKLLFVGTKKQAQEAVAEAARRSRSYYVNSRWLGGMLTNYRTILTRIARLRELERLEADGTLDSLPKKEAFERREERDRLERYLGGIKDMPGLPDAIFIVDLKKERIAVQEARKLGIPIIAIVDTNCDPDEVDYVIPGNDDAIRAIKLISNKIADAIIEIKQGEWQEASATDVEGEAGKTGDEVDAAAVAAQWEELERRVAGTDAPAIETTGDADAVVPTATAIAEGEAAAPSA